The genome window CGTCTGTCTACGCAGGCCAGCATAAGTCAATAATTCATTTCTCTTCATTAATTTAATGGGTAGGCGAGAGACGTACCCAAGTAACGTACCACGCGGTGGCGCTCGTTCCTGGAGCGCGGTGGGACCGGCCATGCGCAGCCGCATCACCGGAGATGGGGACGTTCTCCCTAACCTGGTACGAACGACCGACCACGGTTGGGGTCGAGCCACCCGCGGAAGCCGACGCATACGACGAGGTGATGACGCGACGGCGCACTTCCATCGGAGCCGCCCACGTGCATCCGACGGCGGGGTGCCCTGCCCGTCCGTACGGGCGGCGGGCCCCACGGCCGCGGAGATGCGAAGTCACCTAAGCGGGGATACGGTCCGATGGGCCCGACATCGTGTCAGAGGCGTCCTTGCGCATGGCGCCAACAACCACAAGCCCCGGGTTGGACTGGGTCAAAACTCGGGGTGGTTTGGTGGCAGCGTAAACGCCCTCCCGCTGCGCCTTCCGTACGGCTCGGTCGGTGAGCCCCGCGAGTCTCGACCGCTCCCCGGTTCAGAGGACGAGGTGGCCCCCACCTCCCGGTTCCCTTCGCCGGGCAGTCCGCGTACGCGGGACCCACGCGACTATCCGGAGGGGATTGGTGTCGGCGCGGTGGACCCCCCGGGGGGGGGCGGAGGGGCCCACCCGAACGAGGCTCGTAGGCCGCAGGTACCAACTTGGCTGACGCAGAAAGAAACGGTCGCGAGGGTGGACGATATATCCATAGTTCCATTTCAGGCGCTGCAGTGACTGAGGCCTGACGACGCTGCAAGATCACGGATCCGCACTCGCCAACTTTTGCCTTACACTGGTCAGTCAAAACATCATCCGGTTACTGCAATTAGAGGAAGTCGGTTGTCATTTCCCATGAGATTGCACAGCTCGAGCCGTTTGAATTAGCGTATTGATGGTGAGTACCTGCACCGTGGATTTCGACCGCTGATTCGGGTGAAGCCAGTGAATTGGGGCACAGTTGGCCATGTCCTTGTGGAGTCACGCAGGACACGACCGTGCTGTGATTCACCTAAATGGTCAGTTTCCACCGACTGATGTGAAAGCAGTAGCCACATTCCAACTTAGATCTCGATGAGATCCCGTTTTATGTAGTAGATTAGGAAGACGGGAAGCGCTTTTATATTGCTTATTTGACCGTGATTCATAGTTTAGGTGAAATTTTGACTCTCCAGGCATAGGAGCTACTAAGACCGTGTTGATCTGACCTGCACAAAGAAATTTATAGCGTAAATTCCTCGATATTTACAACTTAATGATATTGATGAAATACATCTTAATTGAAAATATACCTCCAACCATCAAACTTTGATAAGTGGGTCAAATTCTCAATCCAAACTTTGGTAGATGGATTTAGTATATCAAATAAtacttaaaatatattaaaaatatttcgaATCCTCaatcttcaatatatatatatattatatatgctgAATTTATCCTTTTATCATCCCTCCACATAAATTGCCGTTCATGCAATGCACCCCCTCAACCcacatcatcgtcgtcgtcgtcatgtcACAACACCACTGCGTCACAAGCACAGCAAGAGGAAAAGGTAAAGGACAAAGGCAAAAACAACGAGGGGCACTAGGAGCCGTTGAGATTCTCGTCGTCCCACCActctcctcctcatcatcatcatctcacaCCGCATCTTCTCCCTCCCGGCACTGCTGCTGCAGGTGCTGCTTTGGATGAGCAGCATCGACGTGTGATACTGTGACACCAACAAAAGGAGAGTAGAGTAGATCGAGTTGGTGAGCGGTCGCCAATCCTCGGCTCCCTTGCCGACGCGACACCGAGGGCGCGCGCGCGGTGGGGCGTTCTCGTAATTCCCAGACTCATCATTCCCACCACGTCTGTGTTGGTACCAAATCATTGCCACCCTGCACTGAAATCGTATCATTGTTTCCTGCGATGTGGTGAAGACCGCCCGCTTTGTTACCCCTTCACATCAAAATCCAAATCCACTTCCACTTCCTCCAGTGGTGGATGATGATGGGGCTCATCCACCTTTTGGTCACCTTTTGGCTGGATCTTCATTTCCATTATAAGGTATGAGAGCCACAAGAATCGATCACCTTTcaccagagagaaagagagatggtTTCAGCCATGATAGCAGTGAGGAGGAAAGAGACAGAGATCCAAGGACAAGAACAAGATCCACCCATGAAGGCCTCAAAGATCTCCTAGGCTTGTCATCCGCTAAAAACAGATCAAAGGTATAgtcaaaataaagaaagaaacaatTTGACACTTGCATATCCATCCACATCTTGAAACTCATGGATTTAGGTGTTTCAGACGAACCTCAAAGTGATCCTCCACCACACTTGGTCGTGCTGAACTTTCATCACATGCATCGATTTCCAGTTTGTTCCCATACTTGTGTCAACTATACATGACGACGAGAATAACGAGGATATTGAGAGGAGGAATCCTTCGTCATGACGGTGAGAGCTTTCGAGAAGCTGCATTAACATCGTCGGTGGGAGGCATTTCCGGACGTTAGTTGATGAAGACAGCGACTGATGACAGGCAGCAGCCGAGCAGAAATGCCGAAGCTTACAGGCATTATGGCCTCCTTATGACAAGTGATCTGTAGGAGCAATGTGGGCATATCTTGGTGACTCAAGTCTCGGGATTCAGTATCAAATGCCCATTCCCACTCATTAAtttatcttctttccaatggcaaCAGGTAAAAGAGGTTGTATAAAGTGTCCGCTGGCACGAACCCAATTTGCCATTATATTTGATGATAATTCTTCGCCCATGACGAAGACGAAGGACGACATACCTCgtatatcattaatataaaattatatatatatatatatatatatatatatatatatattaaattatagaGAGATTATTTCTATAACTTGAACTCGGATATCCTATATTGCAAAGAAGTAATAATCTTGTCATTGTCTATCAACTAAGGATAAATATTAAATGTGTTGGGAGAAATGAAAAAGATCATGTTTTATGTTTTATATGACTAAATCCTGTACTTAAATAGAATGGTTAGTGAACATCAATTTCCCACCCATTTTGATTAGCCACATGGAAGTCAATGGTATCATCGATAATAAGGTCAAGACTCAAATATTGAGGTGGACTTGTTACTGGCCCATCGACGGATCAACATTGTTTAGACTGTGACTAATTAATGTTAACTTTATATGCTGATGCTTTCTGATCGAGGACTTGTTGTTAATCAAGTCAACTCCTTGCAACTAAAGTAAATGAATCGTTCATGCTTCTTTACCGTAAAGtaagattattttatatcaaacgaAATCCTTATCGaatatataattatctttattttttattttttttattatgatagtgAGAACATGCGCTCTATTTTATAGCTAGACAAATGGTCATCACATACtcgataaaagaaatataaacatAACAAAATAAATTTACTATGTTGACTGAGATTCTTTAGTCATAGATAGGTGAGCAGGGGAGTCTCGGTTATGAAAACACTATCTATATTTTCTTAGTATATTTAATTTATATCAAGCTTGATAATTTGGTCGAGGCCAGTCTATCTTTCCTTAGTATTTCTTAGCCTATTATATGCTGATGCTTTCTGATCGAGGACTTGTTAATCAAGTCAACTCCTTACAAGTAAATTAAATGAATCATCCATACTTCTTtaccaaataaaataaaattatttttatcaaacaaaattctatttgaatatataattatcTTCGTTTCTTTTATTATGATAGGGAGAATAATGCATATGACTATCACATACTTGATAAAGATGAAAACATAACAAAATGAACATGCTATGTTGACTGAGATCTCCCTAATTGTGATCGAGTAGGAGAATCCTATCTATAAAAACACTATCCCAGCATAATAGTTGAGAACAATCTTAAGAATCTCATCGAGAGCTTTGGCAATTGATCTTCATAAAGGTGAAAGAATATCGATGCCTCGATATATTATGAGTATCTAATAGCCAAAGACGAGATGCATATAAACTGGACTTGAACTAGGTAAGACTAATCAACTACTTTGTTAGGAGGAGAGAAGTACTtgaaatcaaaataataattcaaaaaaatctAGAAAAATAGAGAACacaatattattatttgattttcatACTCATATTTTAAGTTGAGGTTGTCTAACTCTTAAATTCAAGTTCAAGTTAAGAATCCATATAGGTTATGTTCAATTTACAGGTCGAGATGAATTCTAATGTTCAATAAGACTGGTTAGtgctaattttaaatattattattaaagatATATTTAGTATTAAAGATTTGACACATGACAAATGGGTAAAGATAAAATTCTCTTTTATtgttcatatttttttaattttaaaccacacacaaaaaaaaaataatagtgtTTTTTACATCTAAATCTTAAATCGGATTGGAATTGGGATCTAACCGACGACGATATGGATCCAATGGTTAATCAATCATTTGAGTCCTAAGggtatggttgatgatgtcttgagGAATAAATGATTAATTTATCTctctaaaaattatataaataagatattatgaattttgtgttttttgttttgtcatttcaattttttttttttttttataggattCAAATCGAATCGGAATCCGATTCGGAAACCGAGGGAAGGCGTTAGCTTGTTTAGTAGATCCCTAATGCCCACTTCCCACCAACCACAGAATACCAAACGATCCGAGAAAGCAACACGATCAAAGTGACAAAATATATaggaaaaaaaatcagaaaaattCTACAAATCCAATCCTACAAGAGACGCcgaaatagaaaaagaaatggaATGGAATGTTACACCGATGAGCGTTCGACGACAACGTTGTGTTCATTCGGAACGTCGTCCTCCTCATCCAACAACAACAACGTGATATCCTTGTCTTCCTGGTTCGAAAAATCTGCCCTTTCCAGCTTCGCATTGGCCGCCACGAACACCAGCTTGCGCACTCGCTCCATGCTGGCTCCGGAGCGCCCATGCACGCGCCTCACCCACCGCGTCAGTCGGGGACTGTGCTTGAACCCGCAGGTGGTGGCGTGGAGGAAGATGAGCCTGACGGCCACCTTCCCCAGCGACTTGAGCTCGCTCAAGCACGTCTCCCACACCAGCCGGCTGCTCTGCGGGTTGGCGATCCTGTACTTCCCTGTCACCGGGTCCTGCTGCTTCACCTGCACGGCCTGCGCGTACAGCGGGTCCAACCCCTCCGCCCTCCACTTCATCAGCTCCATCAGCGCGATGTGGGCTTCTTCGCGAGAAACCAGCCTGGTGATCAGCTTGTCGACGTCCTTCTCCTGGTCCGGCGTCAAGCACTTGAACGGCGGAAGGTACTTCCCGCTCACGTCCTTCATCAGGTACAGTGGATCCAGTATGAACGCCGCCGACCAAGCCGGGTGGTAGTTCTTCTTGAACCTTTTCTCCATCACCTTCTCCACGGGCCCTTCCTCGACGCAGTACCTACCGCACCACCCCTTCACCTTGGACCGCAGCTCCTCCCACAGCGGTAGGCATTGCCCGACGAGTGGCCTCTCGGTCTCCATCTCCCCAACCATGTCTTGGATCAGCTTGACGAGCGAGTGAGCTGCGCCCAATTTGTTCCAGAAATCCATGTCGCCGATCACGTCCGCCAACTCTCTCGCGGTAGGATCGGTAAGGCAGATCAGCTTGTAGGACTCGTGAAGGATCACCGACTGCACGGCCCGAGCGGAGGTCAAGATATCTTCCATCATCATGAAGGCGGACAGGTGATTGCCGCCTCCGTCGAGTGAGCGGTCCGAGGGAGGCACTCGGAGGAGGCCAGCGTGGTCCAGCTCTTGGAGCTGATACCCGTGGAAGATGCTTCTGACCTCAGAGTGGGTGTTGAAGTAGCTGGCGAGCTTGCAGCAGTTGGTTGCCACGGCATGGAAGAGCGGGAGCTCACGAGCGAAGTCCTTGACGAGGCTGCGGAAGCCCTGAAGCTGGCAGGAGAGGTTCACCATCCAGTGGTTCTGCTTCTCCAGGTCGCGAAGGGCCGTGGACTTGAACTTGTCCGCCACGATTCCGGCGCACCGCTGCACGGCGGCATTGCCGGTGATCTCCGCAACGGTGTCCCACAGCACCTCCTCGGCGTACTTGGACGGGGCTCGGCCGTGGGTGAGCACGGACCTGCGGTAGACAGTGGTTCCATTGGGGAGGTTCACGGTGACGTTCATGATGGAGTCGCCGTCCGAGTTGAGGGGCTTCCAGCCGTCGGAGGCCAGCTGGAAGAAGAGCGCGTCGTGGATGCGGGCATCGGCGTCGGCGCGGGCCTCCTCGTAACGGGCGTCTAGACGATGGCCGACGAGGTCACGGGGGGAGATGGGCGGGAGGCCGACCTGGCCGAGGAAGGCTCGGAACTTGGGGTGCTCGATGGAGAACAGGGAGACGGCGCCGACGCCGGCGGAGTCGTGGAACCAATCAGTGAGGAGGGAGATGGCGGAGTCGACCTGGGATTTGGAGAGGGCCACGCCATGGGAGGCCTTGGGGCACTTGAGCTTCTTGACGCTGTCCTCCAGCATGGCGAGCGCATCGAGGTCGTCCTTCCCGCCGGAGAGGACGAGCTGAGACTGAGGCGGGGGAAGCGGCAGCGGGGGCGGGCTGGAGTAGTCGATTTCGCTGCCGGCTGCGGCAGGGGTAGTCGGCGACGAGGAGAAGCGGGAAGGATCTACGATGGCGAGGTGGAGGGCGTGGAATGGGGCCGGCGAAGGGCTCACGACGGCGACAGAGGATGAGGAGCGTTTCCGGCTGTTCGGCTGGTGGTGGTTACGGAGCGGGGAGGGGGAAGAGGAGCAAGGGGGGATGGAGGAGATGGGCTTCGGCGACGGTGAAGTCAGGACTACAGAGGAGGGCGGCGCAGCAGCGGAGAGGGACGAGGAAAAATTGGGGCAGGTACCGCGCTTGAGGTGCTCGGAAGCGGTGCGGGAGGGGTTGGATGCAGAGAAGACGGTGTCGCAGAGGGAGCACCGGAGCTTAACGGCCTTGGGGAGTCCCGTATCGGAGCTCTGCACCAATACGGGCTCCAGGTGCGCCCAATACCACGCTCCCTTCCCCTTGATCGCCTTGCTCCTCACCGTCATCAGCGCATCGTACCTCTTGTTCACCGCCTTCGCCGCCACATCCTCTGCCCCCGCCCCTCCCGCTTGCGCCTCTATCGTTGTCGTTGACGCCGACGTCGTCGTCAAGGCGTTCGCCGTCGCCATCCCTGCCACCTCCAACCAACCAACAGCCTCTCTAATCACAACTAGATATCGCCAAGAAAGGTGACGCGCATTTCTCTCAGCGACACGTTAACGGCCGGAGCGGGTGGCCTCCTCGGCCGGAGTCCTCCATCAGTAAGCCTATATGTATGAGGTATGGATGCTGACGACGAcaacgacgaggaggaggaggaggaggaggaggaggaggagtaggagTACAAGGGAGGGGATGGGGGAGGCAAAGGGAGCTGAGAGCAGCGTTTGGGAAGGGGGCGGGGGGCGAAGGGGGGTTGTTACTTTGGCATTGGTATTGCCTTTCTACCAGTATTATTGTGTGGCATATCTCTCTGCTTGGATTCGCCTTTTTTACTCGTGGCGTATTAGATATGGAAGACTGGGGGTTACAATAATGGTGGGCTTAGTGACTTGTTGTTCATGTGCTTATTATGGTGGGGGCAATGTATTAAAGACCCATCCCTGCTGAATACCTCGCTACCGGTATTTGGCTTTGGAGTGAGACaacataaaaaaggaagaagaatctGATGGAATACCAGTGAATTGTAGCGAGTATTTATTCTGATCGGAGCCGACAGGCAGGTAAACAGCTCCTCCAACCAAATGGATTTGATGACATGCACATGATCGATCTCTCAGTGGAGTGTGGTGTGTTAGGAGTGGGATTGATTAGGCGTGAGACCAACCCATCCATCCTCAAAACGACTTTGGCCACATAATTAACTTTGAGCCTACCAAACCAGCACGATTTGATTGGTGCTGCTCTTGTAAATGTTGGGACTCCCTTCTCTCGCATGTAACAGTCACACAAAAAACATATTACAAATAGTCGATCGTCGATTAAAAGTTGGGTGGTAAATTGGCTTTGTCTCCATTCCAAATGTCGTACTTTGACGATCAGGAGTTTCGAATCAACTTTGAGATCGGCCATTAATTCGAATTTGGAAGATAATCTAATCTTGTCGTACTTTGAGAATCGTCCGAcgacatgaatttattttgaggaGGCACAGAGTTTGATGAAACAATGAAAAATCACTTGGTCCAATGTCCAAGTTAGACGATTCTCAATGTGAAAAAGTGAAAAGAAGAGAGAACAAATTTGCATCATAATCATCTCCAAATATTATGTATATCActaaataaaatttcaaagtaataTAATAAATCTATTCTTCATTTTCCTGGAGAGGGCTGAAGTCTCTACTGATCTGATGCTACAGAGAAGCAGCAGCGACGCACAAATCGCCTGCGCTACTTGAACGAGGCGATCGAATCTGATCATAGATCACCACGGTTGGCCTTTTCTAAGCTTTGATTTGGATACACGATGTTCCAAACATCATCTTTAGGCAtaaaacagaagaagaagaaggagaagaagaagaagaagaagaagaaaaagaagaagaagaagaagaagaaaaagtcacCATTAGCGTTAGGAAAATCCACATATCTTGTCGTTTTGACTAATGATCATGCTGTGATCTGCTCTCCTCGTCTTTCTCATCAAATCTTTACCCTTGTCTCTTGttgccagatacaaagcacgtACAAAGGTGGTTCAAGCCTTCGCTAGCTGTATGCTCTTTTTCTCGGGGAAATGATGGAGGGGATGCAGATGACCTTTTGGTTGGCCTCGCAACAATGAGCCAACTATGGAGTAGCGAGCATGGGAGGGCAAAAGTGAGCGTTTGTTGGGGTGCGAGGACGGGGGCCGCACGAGAGAAGGAAAGCATGTCAAGGGAAAAAGGAGGTAGTCATCTTCTTCCCAGCCAAAAGCTGGTGTTGGGTGAGAAGAAAGTTGCAcccactttttctctctcaatctgcttGCAGCGAGGGGGTGGGGAAGAGTCGTCAACTCGGTTAAAGCTGTGACCTGACACCCAACCACAACAATGTGATACGGAAAAGCAGAGAAATGGATCATTAAAGGGGGCCTCACCTTCCCCAACCATAAAAGAATGGCCGTGTGTGAGCTCTAATCTCTctaccccttcttcttcttcatcttcttcttcttcttcttcttcctcctcctcctcctcctcctcctcctcctcctcacctcacctcaccccaCAACGGTGGTCATCATCAGGGACCATCATCTCTGCCTTGTTCATCCAAGATTGGGTGCCGTGTGCGAGGCTAAACATATGGAGATTCCTTGCAGCATTATTATACATGAGGAGGAGACCATGACACTTTAAcaaaagtgatgatgatgatgatgatgatctctGTGATAAGTTCTGAAAAGGGAAACAATAAAGCGAAAGAGATGTGTGCATGCTGCAGTCACAACCTGATTGCTTGCTTTATGAGATTGTTAACATCCACCATCGACAATGATTCATCTATGTATGGCTTTTCCAGGTGGTGTTGATACAGAAATTGCATCCATGTAATATTAGATCCAAGTGAAGAAGCATCACTTACCTTTCCCGACATTGGCATCTTCATTCATCTTTATCAAAGGGTTTTGTTGATCTAAGATTATTATTCCAAGTAAGAATTGTCATGTCTAACTATCTCGATCAAAGAAGGCAATGGGAAGACGTTTCCTACAACCATTATTTGCACGATGATCGAGAGAGTTGAGCAGCACCAAACTTTCATCCGTAAGCATGAAACTTTGAAGGCTTCGTAACCACGCAGCAAAATATATTCATTAATGACATCTCATATCACTCGGAAGTGGATAATTGCTTGTGAACTCATGACACGCCATAGTGACAGACATGAATGATAAATTCATCCCATACCCATTAGTTATGGTCCAAAATAATGATTAAGTCATGATATCGATTAATTACGTTGTAGTTTATAATGTGTTGGATtgatatatttgattttttgttttaaTAGGCAGAATTACATGAGTATAATTTAAATGCTTGAAAGATgagcacttaaaaaaaaaaaaaaaaaatggatctGGAAGCTGATCCTTTCACAAAGAAATGTGATCGAGTAAAACATATTTTGCCAATCGATCTGCATATTGATTATTTCCCTCACGAAAAATATGGGAATTGTATATCCACAAAAAGATAAGGAGCTCAAAGATAAATCTAACTAAGATTTACAAGTGGCTAAAGGCGACTCTTTTTTTTGGGAGCAAAATGTCAATAacttgaaaatga of Musa acuminata AAA Group cultivar baxijiao chromosome BXJ1-7, Cavendish_Baxijiao_AAA, whole genome shotgun sequence contains these proteins:
- the LOC135678947 gene encoding uncharacterized protein LOC135678947, with product MATANALTTTSASTTTIEAQAGGAGAEDVAAKAVNKRYDALMTVRSKAIKGKGAWYWAHLEPVLVQSSDTGLPKAVKLRCSLCDTVFSASNPSRTASEHLKRGTCPNFSSSLSAAAPPSSVVLTSPSPKPISSIPPCSSSPSPLRNHHQPNSRKRSSSSVAVVSPSPAPFHALHLAIVDPSRFSSSPTTPAAAGSEIDYSSPPPLPLPPPQSQLVLSGGKDDLDALAMLEDSVKKLKCPKASHGVALSKSQVDSAISLLTDWFHDSAGVGAVSLFSIEHPKFRAFLGQVGLPPISPRDLVGHRLDARYEEARADADARIHDALFFQLASDGWKPLNSDGDSIMNVTVNLPNGTTVYRRSVLTHGRAPSKYAEEVLWDTVAEITGNAAVQRCAGIVADKFKSTALRDLEKQNHWMVNLSCQLQGFRSLVKDFARELPLFHAVATNCCKLASYFNTHSEVRSIFHGYQLQELDHAGLLRVPPSDRSLDGGGNHLSAFMMMEDILTSARAVQSVILHESYKLICLTDPTARELADVIGDMDFWNKLGAAHSLVKLIQDMVGEMETERPLVGQCLPLWEELRSKVKGWCGRYCVEEGPVEKVMEKRFKKNYHPAWSAAFILDPLYLMKDVSGKYLPPFKCLTPDQEKDVDKLITRLVSREEAHIALMELMKWRAEGLDPLYAQAVQVKQQDPVTGKYRIANPQSSRLVWETCLSELKSLGKVAVRLIFLHATTCGFKHSPRLTRWVRRVHGRSGASMERVRKLVFVAANAKLERADFSNQEDKDITLLLLDEEDDVPNEHNVVVERSSV